The Prunus persica cultivar Lovell chromosome G7, Prunus_persica_NCBIv2, whole genome shotgun sequence genome has a segment encoding these proteins:
- the LOC18770735 gene encoding uncharacterized protein LOC18770735, whose protein sequence is MPRGFRSSSSSTPKPFPLNFNLTLILSTMRLISPRTLYCLSSSSLSPPFLQISHFSTSSPAHHFHSNYSFRRHDEDVRNVRISVWWDFENCHLPAGVNVFKVAHAITAAIRANGIKGPIQITAFGDMLQLSRANQEALSSTGVNLTHVPHGGKNSADRSLLVDLMYWISQNPPPAHLFLISGDRDFASILHRLRMNNYNILLASPENAPGVLCSAASIMWPWHALLTGENLTGKYFNQPPDGPYGSWYGHYKVPLEDPYSVVEPPAQSQTEKLSERGSDSKPRPIPTAVMKQIRQILKSHPKGISITDLRMELGKCNLSIDRDFYGYKKFSRFLSHILNLQSLGDGKFIARGGSEKSSEPCQSNLGMPTESIADNGGQDLSLASRLDCEDKSINVSANRKLSSPASHESNVEDPNRELQQPFSPKSDGKSMLPPSPGNVKSSAKPLLSALDEKSPSTPCTENVKTSVPIDGKVVEVAKEQDNELHFPRAVAQGSSSEVGYFKWIRRQWFGYRGNVSGTRSHDCQEDHYTSGNVTEKEGHDTPVKQCTSVGNSGQRKDKEKLVGSTSQVVDQAPHVSSSSSYNESDKDNETATSYEVYANKSKTSQGFFDQIVNWCKFWRSSPCSDKLSDQSCDRPNLMNTHSQEHMLFSTDSFWRDMGSFMDTPKGSVLASESRTREQMALNLQKEGPLFLRSLRKDDLVHLVDLLISEKKWVEESPSQTSPFKLTYRDGKSSLDHSNDTNRLTSIFLNKPSQQDIQRSREHDGEEKCRNIPHSGVSLPAIKKKPSDRCRIEIIADCQKLVNEILKEYPEGYNMALFRKLFLDRYGYHLDLHMLGYQKLASLLQMMPGVKIESSYIIPACKTPKMFDMDSYVRNIRKQTVSHTVANSDSELSDASTKDDVSDSPWEELGPVANTSEKNEVEVASRRKAIGSTGFDYEPSLSDGLSDSEGETSPLTELEGEGAARVNKEDSSLLQILDSWYSDKDGGSSKERSENFEGLVDFTNVSKLSVSSGVGPMNGTCSGNEARKQRPQKNYSFVADSGDNKDKLIDGIVGSLKKSREPRMKS, encoded by the exons ATGCCTAGAGGTTTTagatcgtcttcctcttccaccccaaaaccattTCCCCTAAACTTTAACCTAACTCTCATCCTATCCACCATGAGACTCATATCTCCAAGAACCCTCTACTGCTTGTCTTCCTCTTCGCTATCTCCTCCttttcttcagatttcccACTTTTCAACCTCTTCACCAGCTCACCATTTTCACAGTAACTATTCTTTCAGACGCCACGATGAGGATGTTCGGAATGTGAGGATTTCGGTTTGGTGGGACTTTGAGAACTGCCATTTGCCAGCCGGCGTCAACGTGTTCAAGGTAGCACATGCGATCACTGCGGCTATCAGGGCCAATGGGATAAAGGGCCCCATTCAGATCACGGCTTTCGGCGACATGTTGCAGTTGTCAAGGGCTAACCAGGAGGCCTTGTCCTCTACTGGGGTCAATCTTACTCATGTTCCTCACG GTGGAAAGAACAGTGCTGATAGGTCTCTTCTTGTAGATCTTATGTATTGGATTTCTCAAAATCCCCCACCAGCacatcttttcttaatttctggTGACAGGGATTTTGCTAGCATTTTACACCGGTTAAGAATGAACAACTACAATATATTGCTAGCAAGTCCTGAAAATGCTCCTGGTGTCCTCTGCAGTGCCGCAAGTATCATGTGGCCATGGCATGCTTTGCTTACAGGTGAAAACCTCACTGGAAAGTATTTTAACCAACCACCTGATGGTCCCTATGGTTCTTGGTATGGCCATTACAAGGTACCTCTTGAAGACCCGTATTCAGTGGTTGAGCCTCCAGCACAGTCACAAACTGAGAAGTTGTCTGAACGTGGTTCAGATTCTAAGCCTCGTCCAATTCCTACTGCAGTCATGAAGCAAATTCGTCAGATATTGAAGTCACACCCTAAAGGAATCTCCATCACAGACCTTCGCATGGAGCTTGGGAAATGTAACTTGAGTATAGATAGAGACTTCTATGGGTATAAAAAGTTTTCCCGCTTTCTTTCACATATTTTAAATCTCCAATCATTAGGTGATGGAAAATTTATTGCACGTGGTGGAAGTGAAAAATCATCTGAACCATGTCAGTCCAATCTAGGTATGCCCACAGAATCTATTGCTGATAATGGAGGCCAGGATCTTAGTTTAGCCTCACGGTTAGATTGTGAGGACAAGTCTATTAATGTAAGTGCAAATAGAAAGTTGTCATCACCTGCATCCCATGAATCAAATGTGGAAGACCCTAATAGAGAATTGCAACAACCCTTTTCACCTAAATCGGATGGGAAGTCAATGTTGCCTCCTTCCCCTGGGAATGTGAAGTCTTCGGCAAAACCACTACTTTCTGCACTTGATGAGAAGTCACCATCCACTCCTTGCACTGAGAATGTGAAGACTTCAGTGCCCATTGATGGAAAGGTTGTCGAAGTGGCTAAAGAACAAGATAATGAGCTTCATTTTCCTCGAGCAGTTGCACAAGGTTCTTCATCTGAGGTGGGTTATTTTAAGTGGATCCGGAGACAATGGTTTGGCTATAGAGGTAATGTTTCAGGGACTAGAAGTCATGACTGTCAAGAAGATCATTACACTTCCGGTAATGTCACTGAGAAGGAAGGCCATGACACTCCAGTGAAACAGTGTACTTCTGTTGGTAACTCTGGACAAAGAAAAGATAAGGAAAAGTTAGTGGGATCAACGAGTCAGGTCGTTGATCAAGCACCTCAcgtttcatcttcttcatcctaCAATGAATCAGATAAGGACAACGAAACTGCGACAAGTTATGAAGTATATGCTAATAAATCTAAAACAAGTCAAGGGTTTTTTGATCAGATAGTAAACTGGTGTAAATTCTGGAGAAGTAGCCCATGCTCTGATAAATTGAGTGATCAATCCTGTGACAGACCGAACCTGATGAACACTCACTCTCAAGAGCACATGCTCTTTTCGACGGATTCATTTTGGCGTGACATGGGATCTTTCATGGACACACCTAAAGGATCAGTTCTTGCTTCCGAATCAAGGACCAG GGAACAGATGGCACTGAATCTTCAGAAGGAAGGACCTTTGTTTCTTAGATCTCTCCGCAAAGATGATCTCGTTCACTTGGTAGATTTGTTAAtatcagaaaaaaaatgggTGGAAGAAAGCCCCTCCCAGACGTCACCATTCAAACTTACCTATCGCGATGGCAAGAGTTCTCTAGATCATTCTAATGATACAAATAGGTTGACATCCATCTTTTTGAATAAACCATCACAACAAGACATACAAAGATCACGAGAACATGATGGAGAGGAAAAATGTCGGAATATTCCTCATAGTGGAGTTTCACTACCTGCCATTAAAAAGAAACCCTCCGACAGGTGTAGAATTGAGATAATAGCCGATTGCCAAAAGCTTGTAAATGAGATATTGAAAGAGTACCCAGAAGGATATAACATGGCCTTATTCAGAAAGTTGTTTCTTGATAGGTATGGCTACCACCTTGATTTGCATATGCTTGGTTATCAAAAGTTGGCATCCCTGTTACAAATGATGCCTGGGGTTAAAATAGAGTCCTCTTACATCATTCCTGCTTGTAAGACTCCAAAAATGTTTGATATGGACAGTTATGTCCGTAATATCCGAAAACAGACTGTCAGTCATACAGTGGCTAATTCAGATAGTGAATTATCTGATGCGTCAACCAAGGATGATGTTAGCGACTCACCATGGGAAGAGCTGGGCCCTGTCGCCAACACAtcagaaaaaaatgaagtggAAGTAGCATCAAGGAGGAAGGCAATAGGATCAACAGGTTTTGATTATGAACCGTCCCTTTCAGATGGCTTGTCAGATTCAGAAGGAGAGACTTCGCCCTTAACTGAATTAGAAGGTGAAGGTGCGGCCAGAGTGAACAAGGAAGATAGCTCCCTATTGCAGATCCTTGACTCGTGGTACAGCGATAAGGATGGCGGAAGTAGCAAGGAGAGGTCAGAGAATTTTGAGGGGTTGGTTGATTTCACAAATGTTTCTAAGCTATCTGTTTCATCTGGAGTTGGCCCCATGAATGGTACTTGTTCGGGAAACGAAGCCCGCAAGCAAAGACCTCAAAAGAACTACTCTTTTGTTGCAGACTCTGGTGATAACAAGGACAAGCTAATTGATGGCATAGTAGGTAGCTTGAAGAAATCAAGGGAGCCAAGGATGAAGAGCTAG